Proteins co-encoded in one Ruegeria pomeroyi DSS-3 genomic window:
- a CDS encoding pirin family protein — MSIRPILETRRATPALEGAGVKLHRAFGFQDPTELDPFLLFDDFRNEHPQDYLRGFPWHPHRGIETITYVLAGTVEHGDSLGNSGTLGAGDVQWMTAGSGILHQEMPKGNPQGQMHGFQLWGNLPASQKMTAPRYQDVAGSEIPEVIDDDGTRVRVIVGSFWGKTGPVDGIAADPQYLDIFVPAGVKKTFRIDTYRRAFAYVFEGAGAFADASAPTGVLLEKEVAGEEVNIRDLSGDRTLIRFGTGDEVTVQAGPQGVRFLLISGAPIAEPVAWHGPIVMNTQEELMQAMRDLRNGTFIRPAH, encoded by the coding sequence ATGTCCATTCGTCCCATCCTTGAAACCCGCCGCGCCACCCCCGCACTCGAAGGCGCCGGGGTCAAGCTGCACCGCGCCTTCGGCTTTCAGGACCCGACCGAGCTTGATCCCTTCCTGCTGTTCGACGATTTCCGCAACGAGCATCCGCAGGATTACCTGCGCGGCTTTCCCTGGCATCCCCATCGCGGCATCGAGACCATCACCTATGTGCTGGCCGGTACGGTGGAGCACGGGGATTCGCTGGGCAATAGCGGCACGCTGGGCGCAGGCGACGTGCAATGGATGACGGCCGGGTCGGGCATCCTGCATCAGGAGATGCCCAAGGGCAATCCGCAGGGGCAGATGCACGGCTTTCAGCTTTGGGGCAACCTGCCCGCCAGCCAGAAGATGACGGCACCGCGCTATCAGGATGTGGCCGGCAGCGAAATCCCCGAGGTGATCGACGATGACGGCACACGGGTGCGGGTGATCGTGGGCAGCTTCTGGGGCAAGACCGGGCCGGTGGACGGCATCGCCGCCGATCCGCAATATCTCGATATCTTCGTTCCGGCGGGGGTGAAGAAGACGTTCAGGATCGACACCTATCGCCGCGCCTTTGCCTATGTGTTCGAAGGGGCCGGCGCCTTTGCCGATGCCTCGGCGCCAACCGGTGTGCTGCTGGAAAAGGAGGTGGCGGGCGAGGAGGTCAATATCCGTGACCTTTCGGGCGACCGCACCCTGATCCGCTTCGGCACCGGAGACGAGGTGACGGTGCAGGCCGGGCCGCAGGGGGTACGCTTTCTTCTGATCTCGGGTGCGCCGATCGCCGAGCCGGTGGCCTGGCACGGGCCGATCGTGATGAACACGCAGGAAGAGCTGATGCAGGCCATGCGCGACCTGCGCAACGGCACCTTCATTCGCCCCGCGCATTAA
- a CDS encoding homoserine dehydrogenase, producing the protein MKPALRLGIAGLGTVGVGVVRIIRRQADLLEARTGRRIEITAISARDAGKDRGVNLSSYAWESDPVALARRDDVDVFVELMGGENGPAKASIEAALETGKDVVTANKALLAIHGQALAEQAEAAGRVIRFEAAVAGGIPVIKALTEGLAGNEITRVMGVMNGTCNYILTRMESQRKGYNALFQECAELGYLEADPTLDVGGIDAAHKLALLAAIAFGTKPHFDGIDIEGIERINLEDIAYAADMGYRIKLLGVAQRSGRGLEQRMRPCLVPADSPLGQLEGGTNMVVIEGDAVEQIVLRGPGAGEGPTASAVLGDICDIARGFRLPVFGQPATALAEADSAQSNSPAPYYLRLLLPDRPGALAKVAAALGDAGVSINRMRQTGHDSAEAPVVIVTHKTQRADLDAALEAMTAAGVLAAEPVALRIEAV; encoded by the coding sequence ATGAAACCGGCATTGCGGCTTGGGATCGCGGGATTGGGAACCGTGGGCGTCGGCGTTGTGCGCATCATCCGCCGTCAGGCCGATCTGCTGGAGGCGCGTACCGGGCGCCGCATCGAAATCACCGCCATCTCGGCCCGCGACGCGGGCAAGGACCGGGGCGTCAACCTGTCCTCCTACGCCTGGGAGAGCGACCCGGTCGCGTTGGCCCGCCGCGACGATGTCGATGTGTTCGTCGAACTGATGGGTGGCGAGAACGGCCCCGCCAAGGCCTCGATCGAGGCGGCGCTGGAAACGGGCAAGGACGTGGTCACCGCCAACAAGGCGCTGCTGGCCATCCATGGTCAGGCGCTGGCCGAACAGGCCGAGGCCGCGGGCCGGGTGATCCGGTTCGAGGCCGCCGTCGCCGGCGGCATCCCGGTGATCAAGGCGCTGACCGAAGGGCTGGCCGGCAACGAGATCACCCGCGTGATGGGCGTCATGAACGGCACCTGCAACTATATCCTGACCCGCATGGAATCGCAGCGTAAAGGCTATAACGCGCTGTTTCAGGAATGCGCCGAACTGGGCTATCTCGAGGCCGACCCGACGCTTGACGTGGGCGGGATCGACGCCGCGCACAAGCTGGCGCTGCTGGCCGCCATCGCCTTTGGCACCAAACCGCATTTCGACGGGATCGACATCGAGGGGATCGAGCGCATCAACCTCGAAGACATCGCCTATGCCGCGGACATGGGCTATCGCATCAAGCTGCTGGGTGTGGCCCAGCGCAGCGGGCGCGGGCTGGAACAGCGGATGCGGCCCTGCCTGGTGCCGGCGGACTCGCCGCTGGGCCAGCTCGAGGGCGGTACCAATATGGTGGTGATCGAAGGTGACGCCGTGGAACAGATCGTGCTGCGTGGCCCCGGCGCGGGCGAAGGCCCCACCGCCAGCGCCGTGCTGGGCGATATCTGCGATATCGCGCGCGGCTTCCGCCTGCCGGTGTTCGGCCAGCCCGCCACCGCGCTGGCCGAGGCCGACAGTGCCCAATCGAACTCTCCGGCCCCCTATTACCTGCGTCTGCTGTTGCCCGATCGTCCGGGCGCGCTGGCCAAGGTGGCTGCCGCGTTGGGCGATGCCGGGGTCAGTATAAACCGGATGCGCCAGACCGGCCACGACAGCGCCGAGGCGCCGGTGGTGATCGTCACCCACAAGACCCAGCGCGCCGACCTCGACGCAGCGCTGGAGGCCATGACGGCGGCGGGTGTTCTGGCCGCCGAACCGGTGGCGCTGAGGATCGAGGCGGTCTGA
- a CDS encoding TetR/AcrR family transcriptional regulator, with protein sequence MARTQGSHSDITGPRIQDAALRLFARHGFAAVSMRQIAGEVGVQAGALYNYTPDKQSLLFGLMHRHMDELLSARRDQARGDALTRLRDFVGFHIRFHLNRPDEVFIAYMELRNLTPENFATIEGLRRRYEDDLEAILRAGVAEGVFAVPDTKIATLAVIAMLNGVNTWYRAEGRLSLDEVESVYWDMVRKAVAA encoded by the coding sequence ATGGCACGTACGCAAGGCTCTCATTCCGATATCACCGGCCCGCGCATTCAGGATGCGGCGCTCAGGCTGTTTGCGCGGCACGGGTTTGCCGCGGTGTCGATGCGCCAGATCGCCGGAGAGGTGGGGGTGCAGGCGGGGGCGCTCTACAATTACACACCGGACAAGCAGAGCTTGCTGTTCGGGCTGATGCACCGGCATATGGACGAATTGCTATCGGCGCGCCGCGATCAGGCGCGGGGCGATGCGCTGACCCGGTTGCGCGATTTCGTGGGCTTTCACATCCGGTTCCACCTGAACCGGCCCGACGAGGTGTTCATCGCCTATATGGAACTGCGCAATCTCACGCCCGAGAATTTCGCGACCATCGAGGGGCTGCGGCGACGCTATGAGGATGATCTGGAGGCGATCCTGCGGGCGGGGGTGGCGGAGGGCGTCTTTGCGGTGCCTGATACCAAGATCGCGACTCTGGCGGTGATCGCCATGCTGAACGGGGTCAATACCTGGTACCGGGCCGAGGGGCGGTTGTCGCTCGACGAGGTCGAAAGCGTCTATTGGGACATGGTGCGCAAGGCGGTGGCGGCCTAG